GCTACTTTTAATATGTTTTTAATCTTGATTATATTTGATGGGACAACTATTCCAATATCAACAGAGTTATCTTTTCGGGCTTTATCAAGACCTTCCTTTAAATTTATAAACTTCCTAAAAACCTTATAATCAAACTGTATATAGTTAATTCCCCTCTCTAGGGATTTTTTTAAAATGGAATTATATTGATGTTGATTTTTTATATTATTGGATATATCAACTCCAAGACAGGATAAAACTCTTCCTGTATCTCCATAGGGTCTAAATTGCACTAACTGACTCCTTATTTGTAACATTTTACTCTTCTACAAAGCCAAGGTCAAGTTAGAAATTATTAAGCAAAGGTATCTAATATTTTATTAGATTTGTATACAGGTTTATCCTTTCTTTCCTTCTCTTTAAATACAGGACAGTGGTAACCTGTAAATTTCTTTACGTCGATACTAGGAAGAGAGCGTCCCTTTATATTAAAAACCCTACAAGCTCTAGGTCTATTTTCATCTAGTGTTATGTAAAAGTGAATGCAGTTAGCACAGTTTGGATTATCCATCTATAGTATTAAAGAATATAACTTTTTCAATCTCTGGGTCAAATATAGTATATTTGGGATTTGGATCAACACCTTCTAAAATTCTATCAGCCTCTCGAATACTCTCTTCAAATAGTAATTTTAAGGATGGGGATGACCTCTTCCATAGAGGACCACTATCTAATACTTGATCAAAGTTAAGAGTTATACTCTCCTCCTCTCCATATCTATAACTCCAATCTCCTTTGTTAATATCAAATCTATAAAGGGGAATAAAGAGATAAGCCTTCTCAATTAAATACTCTAATGTTTTACAAATATACTCAAATTCTGACTCTGAGAAGGAGTAGTGAAGGTTTAAACGTACCCAGCCAGGCTTAAGTCCAGCCATCTGCCTACTCTCTAAAAGGCATACAAAGTTTGTTGATAGTTCCTTATCAATACTTAGCAGGTGGTGCCCATAGGGACCGGCACAAGAACATCCAGCCCTAGTTTGTATACCAAAAAAGTCATTCATAATTCTAGTAAATAGTCTTGGATGAACTAATCTGTCACCATGACGAACATTAAAAGCTATTATATTTACTTTTTTTTCAGGATCTATGGACCCATAAAACTCGATCTTTTTATTATCCTTAAATCTGTTAATAAACTCTGTAAACAGATACTTCTCAATCTTATCAATTGTCTCTATACCTATTCTCTCTTTTAACTGAAAGACAAGGGAAGTTTTAATCGCCTGAAGGATTCCAGGTGTACCGGGCTTCTCCCTACTCTCTATATCATCAGTAAATTTCTGGCTTTCTAAAGTAACAAAATCAACAGTTCCACCTGCAGCAATTGAAGGTGCAAGGGTTTTATTATAGATCTTTTCATTAAAGATAAGCAGCCCAGAAGCTCCAGGTCCCCCTAGGAATTTATGGGGAGAGATAAAGATTGCATCAAAATACGACTTATCATCTCTGTTCATATCTATCTCAACATAGGGAGCGCAAGCTGCAAAATCAAAACAGACTATTCCTCCATGTTTATGCATTATTCGAGCAACATCATAAATAGGAGTTATAATTCCAGAGACGTTAGAGGCTGCAGAGAAGGAGCCGATTTTCTCCCTTTCACTATATGTTTTATTAGAGACCATTCTCTCTAACTCATCTAGATCCAACTCTCCACTACTATTTAATGGAACTTCAACAACCTCACAAAGGCTCTGTCTCCACATAATTTCATTAGAGTGGTGTTCATAGGGGCCTACAAAGACAATGGGTTTCATCTTATTTATTTTAGCCCTTAAGGATGTTTTACAGGGGCTTTTCTCCTCTTCTATTAAAGAGCAAGAGTCTATCATCTCATCTAAACGCTTTTTAGTTGCCGGTGACCAAAAAACTCCTAATATTTGTTGAAGTCTTGTTATTGCACCTGTAGCTCCAGTACCTGAGAATATAATTTTTCCACTATCCCCTGCATTAACAATACGCTTAATATTAGACTCAGCCTCATGAAGTAAGTTGGTCATAGTCTTTCCAGTAAAATCGTCATCTGTATGGGAGTTAGCGTAGAATCTTAGCAAATTTTGAATGTAGTTTTCAATAAAATAGAGGCCTCTTCCACTAGCTGTATAGTCAGCATAAACAAGGGGTCTTTTCCCAACAGGGGTCAAAAAAAGTTCATTCCTCCCAATAATCTCCTGTCTTAACCACTCTTGTTTAATCATCTCTTTAATTGGTTTCATAACACCCCCATACAGGTATACTAAAATGAAATGTATATAAGGTAAACCCTATATAACAGGCCTATTCAAAAAACAGGTCATAGTAGACAAAGTTTCCATCCTCTATTATAAATAGGTTTTCTCCACTTCTTACAACATCACCAAACTCATTAAAACTGTAATCCTGTATTAATCCATTAAAACTTCGCCCGCTTGTAATTACATCTTTTAATTTATTTAGGGCATGGTCTAAGTTAGTCTCTAACATAGCTTCGTAAAATAGCATTACTGCATCATAGGATAGAATAGCTGTTGTAGTTGGATCGCTGAAAAAATGGGACTTAAACGTATTAACAAAATTTACCATCGGAATATTTTTATAAGTATAATTTAACTTATCATAAATAATCATACCCTCTACAGACCTGCCCCCATGGGTTAAAACCATTGAAGTTTTTGACCACTCACTACTATAAAAGTTAGGTTTAAATCCAACCCTGTAACAGATTTGAGTAATCTCAGCTACAATATCACCTCTAGCTATAATAGAAACCGAATCAATCTTCTCTTTTATCAAATTATTTACAAGTAGAATATGGTTCTCAACTTCACTTATCTCATACTCTATAACAGGAACAATCCCCTTAGTTAAAAGTCCTTTTTTTATACCCTTTATTACACCACTTGTATAAGGGCTATTATCACTACTCCATAAAAGGGCAACTCTTTTATCACCCCTATTAATTATAGCGTTAGAGAGGGACCGACCCTCTTTATATGTGGTGTCATTAAGCATAATAAAGTTATCATCAATATTAGAAAAATTATCCGATTTAACACTAGGACTTATCACAAGAATATTACTACCCTTGGTTCCATCTATAACGGAGCTTCCCATTTTACTAATTAGAGGGCCTAATAAAACAGAGATATCATTACTTATTAGATCTTTTACAACCTTTTTAGTCTTTTCTATACTATCCTCAGAATTTCCAGTTATCAGTTCTAACTTTTTCCCCTTAATTCCACCCTTAGAATTTATCTCGTCAATTGCTAGTAGGGCTCCATTTCTCCCTTGAACTCCAACCTCTGAATACTCTGTAGAGAAATTTGATATAAAACCAACTTTAATTGTAGAGCTCTTATTACTATTAACTAGTATTAAAAGGAGTATAACAATAAAAACTGCGAGTATAAAAAACTTAATAACTCTATTCATTGTAAAAATCGTATTTATTATCTTTTATTATATACAGAAGAATACTTCTAACTCCATCCCCGTACTTATCGATACTAAAGGGTTCTAATATACCATTAAAATTTTCTATTTTTAAAATTGAATCCTTTACTAAATTTCCATCAAAACTTTTTGAAAGGGTACCACCATCTTTATAAATATACATAGACTCATAGAAGTATATTGCTACAGTATTAGACTCTGTACCAAATTTATCAAAATATTTTTTATTAAACTGTACCTCTCTCTCTTGAGGTTTAGGATTAACCATTGCATCAGCAATTATCATCCCCTCTACCCTACTACCACCATATTCATGTACTCCACTGGCTTTAACCCATGACCCACCATATAAATGTGGTAGGGGTTTCTCTTTAGCATAATACTGAACAACCTTAGCACTATCAATTCCGTCGGCAACTAAAAAAATAGCTCCAGGTTCTATATCTAATAGGGAATCAACTATACCATCAATTTCATCACTATTACTAAACTCAAAGACTTTAGAAATATTTACATCTGTATTTTTTATTCTTTTAATATAACCCTCAGCAACCCCACTAGTATAAGCACTATTTCTACTATCTAGTATTAGGACTACATCTCTGTCCCCTCGTTTTATAGATATTTCAGCAATTTTAACTCCTTGAACTGATGATGGAGTTGCTACACGAAGAAAATTATCATCAATACCTGTTAAGTCATCACTACTTACAGTTGGGCCTATTATTAAAACATTACTACTACCTACACCTTTTATTACAGTTGATGCCATTCCACTTAAAATAGGGGAGATAATAACATTAACTCCTTGGGATACTAACTCCCTGGTCCCTGAGTAACACAGATCAATACTTCCTTGGTGATCTTTAATAAGTAGTTCAATGGTATGATTATTAATACCTCCATCTCGATTTATCTCATCTATAGCTAAAGTTAGTCCACTTCTGGCACTTACACCAAGGCCTGAGTTCTTTCCAGATAGATCTGTAATTAGACCAACCTTTAATACCTTAGGCTCACCTGAACTAAATATAAAAATTATTGCAATTAAAACTAGGATAAAAATAGGGATAAGTATTTTAAAAAACTTCATATAGACCTCATTTAATAATTGTAGGTCATCTAACATCTGTTTTCAATAAAAAAAGGGGCAACTAGTATAGTTACCCCTATAATATTAATTATTACTTAGTATAAAGAGGTCTCTCTTGATACTTTGTATGTAGTAAATCATGTGCCTTATGGCTACATGGTTCACCTAGGTAATCTTTGTAAATCTGAACAATTTCAGGGTTCTGATGGGAACATCTAACTGTTGATTTCTCATCATCACTATAAAGTCCTGCAGTTCTTCTAGCTCTAACATCATCATCTGTTCCATAAGGTTGACCACCACCAGCTATACAACCACCCTTACAAGCCATAACCTCAATAAAGTGGTATGGAGGAGGATTTCCAGCTTCTTTAGCAGCCCTAACTTCATTCATGATATCCCTAACATTTGCCATACCGTGGGCTACAGCTACTTTTAATGTAGCATCGCCAAGTTGAACTTCTCCAACTTTAACGTTTTCTGCACCACGAACAGCAGTAATATTAACATCTTCAATCTCTTTACCTGTTACAAGTAGATGGGCTGTTCTAACAGCAGCTTCCATTACACCACCTGTTACACCAAAGATAGTACCAGCTCCAGCATATGCTCCAATAGGGCTATCTGCTTTTTCATCTTCTAGATTAACAAAGTCGATACCTGCAGATTTAATTAATCTACCTAACTCCCTTGTTGTTAATACTAGGTCAACGTCGTTTACACCAGAGGCCTGCATATTATCATCCCTAGAGATTTCATATTTTTTAGCAGTACAAGGCATTATAGCTACAGACATAATATCCTTAGGGGCTAGACCTTTTTTATCAGCATAGTAGGTTTTAGTAATTGCACCCTGCATCATCATTGGAGATTTAGCAGTTGAGAAGTGGGGAATCATATCTGCGTAATATTTCTCCATATAGTCAGTCCATGCTGGACAACATGAAGTAATTTGAGGTAATAATCCACCATTTGTTACTCTATCTACTAACTCTGTACCCTCTTCCATTATTGTTAGGTCAGCACCAAAGTTTGTATCAAATACAGCATCTACTCCAAGTCTTCTAAGTGCGGAGTATATTTTACCTGTTGTAACAGTACCAGGCTCTAAACCAAACATCTCACCAATTGCAACCCTAACTGCAGGTGCCATTTGAACAGCAACATGCTTATCAGATGCTATCATCTGCATAAAAGTTTGAGTTTCATCTTTTTCGTATATCGCTCCAACTGGACAGTGGGCAGAACATTGACCACACTTAATACATGGAGACTCTGCAATTAGTGCACCACCAGCTGCAGTCATTAGTGTATCGTCCCCTCGGCCGATGAACTCTAATGCCCATACATCCTGTAGTTGCTGACAAACATTTACACATCTACCACAGTTTATACATTTTCTAGGGTCAAATACTAACGCATTTGTTGACTCATCCCTTGGTCTCTCTTTAATACCAGACTCGTAAGGAACTTCTCTAATACTAAAGTCTTCAGCAAGATCTTGTAGTTCACAAACACCATTTCTAGCACAGTTTAGACACTCTAAAGGATGGTTAGATATAATTAACTCTAAAACTGTACGTCTAACACACTGAATCTCAGGGTCATGAGTAATATAGTTTTGTCCTTCTACAATATCAGTTGCACAGGCTCTTACCAATTTAGGGGAACCTTCAACCTTTACAATACATATACCACATGACGCCCAAGGCTCTAAGTCCGAGTGATCACATAGTGTAGGTATTTTTACTCCAGCAAGCTTTGCAGCATCAAGGATCTTTGTTCCCTGTTCTGCTACTACAGGAGTACCATTAATTTTTATATTTACAGTTGCCACTTAAAATCTCCCTTTCCTTAACTGATTGTAATAGCGTCGAACTTACATGCTTCATAACAAGCACCACATTTAACACATTTATCTTGAATAATAACGTGAGGAGTTTTTCTCTCACCTTCAATACAGTTAACTGGACACTTTCTTGCACATACAGTACATCCAATACATTTCTCTTCAATAATTTTGTACTGCATAAGATCTTTACACTTACCAGCTCTACACTTACCTTCTTGAATATGCTCTAAATACTCATCTTCAAAATATTTTAATGTAGATAATACAGGGTTAGCAGCTGTCTGACCTAAACCACAAAGTGATGCGGTTTTCATAGCTTGACCTATATCCTTTAATTTTTTGATATCTGCCATATCACCCTTACCAGAAGTTATCTTTTCAAGAATTTCATGCATCTTCTTAGTACCTATTCTACAAGGAGAACACTTACCACAAGACTCTTCTACACAGAACTCTAAGTAGAATTTTGTAACATCAACAATACAATCATCTTCTGACATTACAATCATACCACCAGAACCCATCATAGACCCAATAGCTGTTAATGTATCAAAGTCGATTGGAGTATCTAGGAATTGGTCAGTAATTACACCACCAGATGGACCACCTGTCTGTACAGCTTTAAATTTTCTACCATTTTTAATACCACCACCGATATCAAAAACAATGTCTCTTAAAGTTGTTCCCATTGGAACCTCTACTAAACCAGAGTTCTCTATCTGTCCTGTTAATGCAAATACTTTAGTACCAGAGGAACCTTCTGTTCCAATGGATTTAAACCACTGGCCACCCTTTGTTAAAATTACTGGAATATTAGCAAAAGTTTCTACATTGTTAATAATTGATGGTTTACCCCATAATCCTTTAACAGCTGGAAATGGTGGTTTTGGAACAGGCATACCCCTTTTACCCTCAATAGAAGCTAAAAGTGCTGTCTCTTCACCACAAACAAATGCTCCGGCACCTAATCTTATCTCTAGTGTAAATGAGAAATCAGAACCAAGAATATTTTTACCTAATAAACCAGCATCTTCTGCCTGCTTAATAGCGATATTTAATCTCTCAATTGCCAGTGGATACTCAGCTCTAATATAGATATAACCTGTATCAGCACCACATGTATAACCTGCAATTGTCATAGCCTCAATAATTGAGTGTGGATCACCCTCACATGTTGATCTATCCATATATGCACCTGGGTCACCCTCATCTGCATTACAAACAACATATTTTTGATCAGCTTCAACATTTTTAGAAAAGTTCCATTTTAACCAAGTTGGGAAACCTGCCCCACCTCGACCTCTTAGACCAGAAACTTTTAAGTGGTTAATAACATCATCCGGTGTTAACTCTCCAGTTAAACACTTCTCTAACGCAAGGTAACCATCTCTAGCTATATACTCTTCAATATCCTCTGGGTTTATTAAACCACAGTTTCTAAGAACAACTCGATACTGCTTTTGATAAAATTTAATTTTATCAGAATCAACATCACCATCATTCTTGATATCTTTATATATAAGTCTATCTACTAATCGACCTTTTACTATTGTCTCTGCAATTATTTCCTCAGCATCCTCTGGTTTAACTTCTACATAAAATGCTTCTTCTGGTAATACCTTTACAATAGGTCCTTTTTCACAGAATCCGAAACAACCAGTTTTAATGATTTGAACATCATCTTTAACACCGTGTTTATTTGCGGATTTTAGAAGAGCTTTGAATATCTCATCACCCTTTGATGATTCGCAGGCAGTTCCCCCACAAACCAATATAAAGTTTTTTACTGCCATGGTTAGTTCTGCTCCTTCATAATATCTGATGCAGGTCTATCTAAAACATATTTTGATATTAACTCTTTACCAATAACATGTTTTACAATAATTTCCCTAGCTATATCTCCGTCTACATTTCCATAAATAGTTTGTGGCATACCTGGTGCCTTAATATCTACAGTTGGCTCTGAGTGACAAAGACCCATACAACCTGTTTGTTTAATAGTTACGTTATCTAATTCATGCTCTTTAATTTCGTCAATAAGTGCTGACATTGCGTCTTTTGCACCAGCAGCAATACCACAAGTACCCATTCCAACAATTATTGTTACATCATGAGCATCTGTATCACGTCTGTTGATCTCTTTTTTCTTATCGTCTCTCAACGCTTTTAATTGTGCTAAAGTCATTTTAGCCATAAGTAAAACTCCTAATTATCTAATTCCTGGGATTCTATGAACTCCTTAAGGAGAATCATATTTGTAACCAGTGTTAAATCACCTAATACATCAAGTAATTCGCTTCTGGTTATAGTATAACTAAGCTTCCGCTCTCTATCTTCTCTATTAAAAATGAACTCATATTCACCATCAAATGATAAACATGAAATCAAAAGATCTGTGATCCCACCTATTGGAGGTGTATCCCAGTGGTTTAAGTTAAATGTAGCACTTAATGCTGTTCCCTCTCCTAAAACTGACTTTAGATGAAATGAACCATCGGTCATCTCTGTTGTCTGTATAAGAAAAGGAATTCCTAAACCCACCCTACGATTTTTATGTTTTATTCCATCGGTATAAAATGGGTCTTTAACCCTATCCAATGTAGACTCATCCATTCCTTTTCCATCATCTGTAAGATTAACTTCTAGGAAGGATTTATCCTGAATAAAATCCAGGGTTATTGTTTTGGAATTAGCTTCCACTGAATTCTGAAAAAGATCCAGAACCATATCACATAGAGAGTAGTGCACTACTTAGATCTATATTTTGCAAGAATCTCAGGTAGATCATCTGCTGAAAGTTTTCCATACACCTCATCACCAACGGTAATAAGTGGAGCTAACCCACAACAACCAACACATCTAACACCCTGTAATGAAAACTCTTCATCATCAGTTGTACAGTTCACACCACATCCAAGAAGTGTTTCACACTCAGCCATTAAGTCTCCAGCACCCTTAATATAACATGCAGTACCCATACAAACTGAAATGATATTTTTTCCTGGTTTCTTTAATTTAAAGAAGTGGTAAAAAGTAATTACACCGTAAACTTTAGCTAACGGTACATCTAAGTTCTTCGCTAACTCGATTGCTGCTGCTCTAGGAATATAACCATAGTGCTCTTGAGTTTTGTGAAGAATCATAATTAGATTTCCTGGTTTATCTCTCCATAAATCAATGAATTCCAATAAACTCTTAGGAAGCTCTATCTTCTCTTCTGTAGGCATAATACCTCCTGACAATATATTCTACAAAAATTTTTATGTTGTTATTATATTCCATCTATTGTGTTAATTCAATAGTTATTTATCTAAATAACTATTCTATTGTGTTCTAGTTAGTTTTAAAAATATAGTATTTACAAATATTGTGAATAGAGGTACATTAAAAAAATGATTAACGATGAGACTGTAACTAGATTTATAAAATATAACAGAATACTTTCACAATTAAAAAGTTTAGGGATGGCTAGAGTATTCTCAAACAACTTAGGGGACGCAATTGGTGTTACACCAGCTTTAGTAAGGAAGGATTTTTCAAGATTTGACCTTACAGGAAATAAACGTGGTGGGTATGAGATAGACCTGCTAATTGAAAAGCTGGATGAATTACTAGGAGGTAAGGGCCTAGAAAACATGATAATTATTGGATGCGGGAATATAGCAAAGGCACTAATTAATCATGGAGACTTCACCAAAGACGGGGGTAAGATTGTTGCCGGATTTGATATAGACCCACAGGTGGATAAATTTTCAGATATACCTATATATAATATTGATGTCCTAGAATCTTATATAAAAGAGCATGATATTAAGATTGGAATTTTAACAGTTCCTGAAGAGGCTGCTGCACTCATGTTTGAAAAACTTCTTGCGCTAGGTATAAAAGGGGTATTAAACTTTACCCCAGTGGAACTTAAGGGTTCCGACAGTTGCATAGTAAACAATGTAAATATTGGACTTGAGATAAAAAAACTAACTTACGAAGTTAAAAAGGCATTTGATTAATAATGGAAAATATACCAATAAATACTGACTCACCGTCTGTTATACAGGAGATTATTTACCAGTTAAAGATTAAGGATGTTATGAGTAAAGATCTAATAACTCTTAGGAAATCTGGAACAATGAGAAATGTCCAAGTAACAATGGCAAAGTATAAACTCTCTGCAATTCCTATTACCAATTCCATGAGAATATTAGGTCTAGTTAGTATTGAGGATATAATAAAGGCTTTAGACTACGGTTATATAAATGATAAAATTGAGAAGCATATGACTAGAAAGTTGATAGTTTTAGAGGATGATATGCCCTTGAGTTTTGCTATATCATATTTTAATAAGTATAACTTTGGAAGGTTCCCAGTATTAAATAAAGAGAAGGAGTTAGTTGGTATTATCTCGATGAGGGATATAAATGCAAAACTATTAGAGCACCTAAATAGTGCGATGCAGGCCCTTGAAAACTCTATTCTAAACGAAAATCCAAGTACAATTCAAAGTAACGAAAAAATATTTCAAACTACTAAATTTAATTTCGAAATAGCTGGAAAAGCTTCAACTGAGATAAAAAAGAGTCTAAAAAAGTTAAACCTAGATAGAAAATTTATTCGAAGAGTAGCTGTAGCTTCCTACGAACTTGAGATAAACCAAGTAGTTCACTCAGACGGAGGAACTATAAAAGCTATATTTGATAAGGATAAAATAACAATAATTGCAAAGGATAGAGGTCCTGGAATACCAGATTTAAAGAAAGCTCTAACGGAGGGGTTTTCAACAGCAAACGACTGGATAAGAAGCCTTGGATTTGGAGCTGGGATGGGTCTACCTAACTCTAAAAGAGTTGCTGATGGGTTTGATATAGAGTCATCAGAGAGTGGAACAACAGTTAAAGTTGATTTTAATATACCAAAGGAGTTGATATGAAAACAGATGAATTAGAGAAAAACCTCGGGTTAGTACCCGCCTATAATGATTATGAAATTAATAATATTGTTACTGGTTTCACATCGGATCTTTTAAGTGATGTAATGGGTAATGCGGATGAAGATAGTGTATTAATTACAATTCAAGCCCATAAAAATACAATTGCATGCTGCTCTCTAGCAGGAATTACTGCGGTTATTATATGTAGTGGAAGAAAAGTTCCCCAGGATATGATAGATGCAGCAAAGGATGAGGGTATTGCCATTTTTACAACAAAGGATAATCAATTTACAACTTCATTTAAAGTTCACGGAATATTATAATGAAGGTAAGGTGTGATCTACACATTCACTCCTGCCTAAGCCCCTGTGGGGATCTAGAGATGTCCCCCAACGCAATAGCCCAGGAGGCTAAAAAAAGAGGCCTGGATGTTATTGCATTAACAGATCACAACACAGCCCTTAATACCCCAGCATTTATGACCGCATGTAATAAAGCAGGTATTTTTGGTATATATGGCATAGAGATTACGTCCAGTGAAGAGGCCCATGTATTAGCACTATTTAAAAAACCAGAAACAGCTGTTGAAATGGGTAAGTTAGTATATAAAAGTCTACTATCTGGTAAAAATGATCCAGAAAAGTGGGGGGATCAAGTCTACTTAGATGATGATGAGAATATTATTGGAGAGGTAGAAAAGTATCTTACAGGGGGAGCGAGTATATACTCAATATCAGAACTTTTAGAGATGACCCTAAAAAGAGATGGTATATTTATTCCTGCCCATATTGATAAACCCCAATTTAGTATAAAAAGTCAGCTAGGTTTTCTTCCAGATGAGGAGTATAGTGCTATAGGCCTTACAAAGTTACCACCTATTATGGAGTTAAAAGGAAAGCCATTTATAACAAACTCCGATGCTCACTACTTACATAATATTGGAGATAGAAGTTTTACCTTAGATATAGAGGACCTATCTTTTTCTCATATAAAAGAGGCAATTGTTAGGGGAAAAATAACAATAAATTAATACTTTTTTAATAACTAGAAGTATAAACAAGTATATAATATTTTTATGACAATCATCACAAGACTCAAACTGTCCTACACATCACTAGTATTAGTACCATTTTTAGTATTTATTTTTACTTCAGCTTTTTATAAAGATGATTTTATGTTTACTATCCATGGTTTAAAACTCTCAGTGCAGACAGAGCAGTTTAATAGGGTGTTATACAAAACCCTAGATAATAACCCAGATTCAATGTTAACAGAGGAAAAACTAAGAGAACTAATATCCTATACAAAGTACCCTGAATATATTACATGTTTTGTAGTAATTAACGATAAAGTACAACTCTCTGTTGGTAGAGAGTTAAAAGTTATTGAAAGATATATACAAGAACAGAAATATCTCAATTACTGGATCTTTAATACCACAGATGGAAGAACTGCATCTGTATATTTTATAAATACAAGAAGACAGTATCAGACATTTCCAATTGGGATCTTATACCCAATTATATTTTATATTATTTTCATAAGTCTACTCTCTTATCTTACAGCAAAAAAAATAACTAGGCCACTTAATAAATTAAAAAATGCAGCACTAAGTATTAAGGATGAAGATTTTGATATTGACTTAAGCTACAATAAAGTAGATGAAATAAAAGATGTTTTTATAGCCTTTGATGAGATGAGGTTAAGATTAAAACACAATGTAGAGAAACAGTTAAAATATGAGAAGAGTAGAACAGAGCTTATTGCGAATATCTCCCATGACCTAAAAACACCTATTACTGCAATAAAAGGGTATATAGAAGGAATAGTCGATGGTGTTGCAAATACGCCACAAAAAATGCAGAAATACCACGAAACAATTTTTAGGAAAGTTAACCTATTAGATAGTTTAATTGATAACCTATTTCTATCATCAAAATTAGAACTTAGAAATGAGCCATTCCACTTTACCATTGTCAATTTAAACATGTTTTTATCAGACTTAATAGAAGAGATTCGTTTTGATAAACCTGACTTAAAAATAGACATAAACTCATCAAACAGTAAAACAATGATAAATGCTGACCCTATACAGCTACAAAGGGTTATTTATAACATAATTGGAAACTCTATAAAATATAATGATAAAGAGAGATGTGAAATCCTAGTTTCAATTGATACTGATACCAAATTTACAAAAATATCAATTATGGATAATGGAATTGGTATAGATACTGAAAATTTAGATAAAATATTCAATCAATTTTTTAGATCTGACC
Above is a genomic segment from Thiospirochaeta perfilievii containing:
- a CDS encoding sensor histidine kinase, which produces MTIITRLKLSYTSLVLVPFLVFIFTSAFYKDDFMFTIHGLKLSVQTEQFNRVLYKTLDNNPDSMLTEEKLRELISYTKYPEYITCFVVINDKVQLSVGRELKVIERYIQEQKYLNYWIFNTTDGRTASVYFINTRRQYQTFPIGILYPIIFYIIFISLLSYLTAKKITRPLNKLKNAALSIKDEDFDIDLSYNKVDEIKDVFIAFDEMRLRLKHNVEKQLKYEKSRTELIANISHDLKTPITAIKGYIEGIVDGVANTPQKMQKYHETIFRKVNLLDSLIDNLFLSSKLELRNEPFHFTIVNLNMFLSDLIEEIRFDKPDLKIDINSSNSKTMINADPIQLQRVIYNIIGNSIKYNDKERCEILVSIDTDTKFTKISIMDNGIGIDTENLDKIFNQFFRSDPARSSSTEGTGLGLSIAKQIIREHGGKIWGTNNSNNGVTISFTLPIIKE